The following proteins are co-located in the Dromiciops gliroides isolate mDroGli1 chromosome 2, mDroGli1.pri, whole genome shotgun sequence genome:
- the LOC122742787 gene encoding nucleoside diphosphate kinase B-like isoform X1 — MATTKGTFIAIKPNGIQLGLVGEIIKRFEQKGFCPVGIKFLRASEEHLKQHYVDLKDRPFFPGLVKYMNSGHVVAMVWEGFNVVKTGRVMLGETNPADSKPGTIREDFYIQVGRNIIHGSDSVKSAEKEISLWFKPEELVDYMSCAHDWVYE, encoded by the coding sequence ATGGCCACCACCAAGGGCACCTTCATTGCCATCAAGCCCAATGGCATCCAGCTGGGCCTGGTCGGGGAAATCATCAAACGTTTTGAGCAGAAGGGATTCTGCCCTGTGGGCATAAAGTTCCTTAGGGCCTCAGAGGAACATCTAAAACAGCATTATGTTGACCTGAAGGACAGGCCATTTTTCCCTGGGCTTGTGAAATACATGAACTCAGGACATGTTGTAGCCATGGTCTGGGAAGGCTTTAATGTGGTGAAGACAGGCAGAGTGATGCTGGGGGAGACTAACCCAGCTGATTCTAAGCCAGGAACCATTCGTGAGGACTTCTACATTCAAGTTGGCAGGAACATCATTCATGGCAGTGATTCTGTAAAAAGTGCTGAGAAGGAGATCAGCCTGTGGTTTAAACCTGAAGAACTGGTTGACTATATGTCTTGTGCCCATGACTGGGTCTatgaataa
- the LOC122742787 gene encoding nucleoside diphosphate kinase B-like isoform X2, with amino-acid sequence MATTKGTFIAIKPNGIQLGLVGEIIKRFEQKGFCPVGIKFLRASEEHLKQHYVDLKDRPFFPGLVKYMNSGHVVAMEHHSWQ; translated from the exons ATGGCCACCACCAAGGGCACCTTCATTGCCATCAAGCCCAATGGCATCCAGCTGGGCCTGGTCGGGGAAATCATCAAACGTTTTGAGCAGAAGGGATTCTGCCCTGTGGGCATAAAGTTCCTTAGGGCCTCAGAGGAACATCTAAAACAGCATTATGTTGACCTGAAGGACAGGCCATTTTTCCCTGGGCTTGTGAAATACATGAACTCAGGACATGTTGTAGCCATG GAACATCATTCATGGCAGTGA